A portion of the Ricinus communis isolate WT05 ecotype wild-type chromosome 10, ASM1957865v1, whole genome shotgun sequence genome contains these proteins:
- the LOC8283977 gene encoding transcription factor MYB27 encodes MLPMSATMAFQVASNQGEKLRKGPWVEEEDEQLVTFVTIFGDRKWDFIATASGLKRSGKSCRLRWLNYLRPNLKRGHISPEEEQIIIQLHELWGNKWAKIARRLPGRTDNEIKNYWRSHLKKKIEAQEGNFQCKADNAKKDFLYQKGDTGSWKSHMEDYKSIKDNIVMSDSPLEQYELSSLTYLNSPYETRIYDWMSMLSNEQSGMKIHGDCGGFGSCYCYLMKWNAEDGDSSMLDTLGSLWNMN; translated from the exons ATGTTGCCCAT GAGTGCAACAATGGCTTTTCAAGTGGCATCCAATCAAGGAGAAAAATTGCGTAAAGGGCCTTGGGTTGAGGAAGAAGATGAGCAACTAGTAACTTTTGTGACCATTTTTGGAGATAGAAAATGGGATTTCATCGCAACAGCATCTG GCCTAAAGAGGAGTGGCAAGAGTTGCAGGCTGCGTTGGCTAAATTATCTTCGACCCAATCTCAAGCGGGGTCACATAAGTCCTGAAGAAGAGCAGATTATCATCCAACTGCATGAGCTCTGGGGTAACAA GTGGGCAAAGATTGCTAGAAGATTGCCAGGAAGAACTGATAATGAGATCAAGAACTACTGGAGAAGTcatctgaaaaagaaaatagaagctCAAGAAG GAAATTTTCAGTGTAAAGCAGACAATGCAAAAAAAGATTTCTTGTATCAGAAAGGTGATACTGGTTCCTGGAAATCTCACATGGAAGATTATAAATCTATCAAAGATAATATAGTGATGAGTGATTCTCCCTTGGAGCAGTATGAGTTATCAAGTTTGACATACTTGAATTCACCGTATGAAACTAGGATATATGATTGGATGTCAATGTTATCAAATGAGCAAAGCGGAATGAAAATTCATGGGGATTGTGGCGGTTTTGGTTCCTGTTACTGTTATCTGATGAAATGGAACGCTGAAGATGGTGATTCTAGCATGTTGGATACCTTGGGTTCTCTATGGAATATGAACTGA
- the LOC8283976 gene encoding probable pectate lyase 12: protein MLHISYIVLILLLSSFSSFGLAMWNLTFPTPHPNPEQVVQDVQRRVNASMSRRQMLQISQKDQTTCQTGNPIDDCWKCDPDWPNNRQRLADCAIGFGQYAMGGKNGEYYIVTDSSDDDAVNPKPGTLRYAVIQEEPLWIVFPSNMLIKLKEELIFNSYKTLDGRGANVHIVGGGCITLQYISNVIIHNIHIHHCVQSGDTNVRSSPTHYGYRTKSDGDGISIFGSKDIWIDHCSLSHCKDGLIDAVMGSTGITISNNFFSHHNEVMLLGHSDEYLPDSGMQVTIAFNHFGEKLVQRMPRCRRGYIHVVNNDFTQWEMYAIGGSGSPTINSQGNRYTAPSNPNAKEVTKRVDTAEGDWKGWNWRSEGDIMVNGAFFIASGEELEVKYEKAYSVEPKSAALIDLITMHAGVLGVGGRNNNLGMWSTGANGGGADQELGGSGDDYLDDYSGSSSPVSPPSAYALVSFLTAFSCLISFQSIALTSML, encoded by the exons ATGCTGCACATAAGCTACATTGTCTTAATTCTACTTCTCAgctcattttcttcttttggatTGGCAATGTGGAACCTTACTTTCCCTACTCCTCATCCCAACCCTGAACAAGTTGTTCAAGATGTTCAAAG AAGAGTAAATGCTTCCATGTCAAGAAGGCAAATGTTACAAATATCTCAAAAAGACCAGACCACATGCCAAACAGGAAACCCAATAGATGATTGCTGGAAATGTGACCCAGACTGGCCCAACAATCGCCAGAGGCTAGCCGATTGTGCAATTGGGTTCGGACAATATGCAATGGGAGGCAAGAACGGTGAGTACTACATAGTAACTGACTCATCGGATGATGATGCTGTCAACCCAAAGCCAGGAACATTAAGATATGCAGTAATTCAGGAGGAGCCACTGTGGATAGTGTTCCCCAGTAACATGCTGATTAAGCTGAAGGAGGAGCTTATTTTTAATAGCTACAAGACACTTGATGGACGTGGGGCTAATGTGCACATCGTGGGTGGTGGCTGCATTACTCTTCAGTATATTAGCAATGTTATCATTCACAATATACACATCCACCATTGTGTTCAGTCAG GTGATACTAACGTGCGGTCAAGCCCCACTCACTATGGATATCGAACGAAGTCGGACGGTGATGGTATCTCCATCTTCGGATCGAAGGACATATGGATTGATCACTGCTCACTATCACATTGCAAGGATGGTCTGATTGATGCAGTGATGGGGTCGACAGGGATAACTATATCAAACAATTTTTTCTCACATCACAATGAGGTGATGCTTTTAGGACACAGTGATGAGTACTTGCCTGATTCAGGGATGCAGGTGACCATAGCCTTTAACCATTTTGGAGAGAAGTTAGTGCAAAGAATGCCAAGGTGTAGAAGAGGGTATATTCATGTGGTGAATAATGATTTTACACAATGGGAAATGTATGCTATCGGAGGTAGTGGTAGCCCTACTATCAATAGTCAAGGCAATCGCTACACTGCCCCTTCTAATCCTAACGCCAAGGag GTAACGAAGAGAGTGGACACAGCAGAAGGGGATTGGAAAGGATGGAATTGGAGATCAGAAGGAGATATAATGGTGAATGGGGCATTCTTCATAGCATCAGGTGAGGAATTAGAGgttaagtatgagaaagccTACAGTGTTGAGCCCAAGTCTGCTGCTCTCATTGATCTTATCACCATGCATGCTGGTGTCCTTGGTGTTGGTGGCAG GAACAACAACCTGGGAATGTGGAGCACTGGAGCCAACGGTGGTGGAGCCGACCAGGAGTTGGGCGGTTCAGGCGATGACTACTTGGATGACTACTCAGGAAGCAGTTCTCCAGTGTCACCTCCCTCTGCCTACGCTCTTGTTTCGTTTTTGACTGCCTTCTCTTGCTTGATATCCTTTCAGAGTATAGCCCTGACATCTATGTTATAG